From Candidatus Pedobacter colombiensis, one genomic window encodes:
- a CDS encoding 2-oxo acid dehydrogenase subunit E2, with product MAEIVRMPKMSDTMTEGVMAKWHKKVGDKVKSGDVMAEVETDKATMDLESYWDGTVLYIGVEEGKAVPIDAVIAVIGKEGEDYKAALDAESAATAAPATDAKPAEAKKEENTSATGLSEADLVKMGVTVVRMPLLSDTMTEGVIAEWHKKVGDKVKEDDILADVETDKATMEVMGYAEGTLLHIGVEKGQAAKVNGIIAIVGPAGTDISGILSQGDAPAKPVADKTADAPVAEKAAAKEEAPVSSGSTDRVKASPLAKRIAKDKGIDLAQVAGSADGGRIIKKDIENFKAAATSVKADSSSAPAAEKAAPVIPQYIGEERFTEKPVSQMRKVIAKRLAESLFTAPHFYLNISIDMDSAIAARAAINTVAPVKVSFNDIIIKAVAVALKQHPAVNSSWRGDKIRFNEHTNIGVAMAVEDGLLVPVVRFADGKSLSHISAEVKEYGQKAKAKKLQPSDWEGSTFTVSNLGMFGIDEFTSIINSPDGAILSVGAIQQIPVVKNGAVVPGNVMKLSLGCDHRVVDGATGAAFLQTLKGLLEEPIKLLV from the coding sequence ATGGCTGAAATAGTTAGAATGCCCAAAATGAGCGACACCATGACTGAGGGTGTAATGGCTAAATGGCATAAAAAAGTTGGCGATAAAGTTAAAAGTGGCGATGTAATGGCCGAAGTGGAAACCGATAAGGCGACCATGGATTTAGAGTCATATTGGGATGGTACCGTTTTATACATTGGTGTAGAAGAAGGTAAGGCTGTTCCAATTGATGCTGTTATTGCTGTAATAGGTAAAGAGGGTGAAGACTATAAAGCTGCCCTTGATGCAGAAAGCGCTGCTACTGCAGCACCTGCAACTGATGCTAAACCTGCTGAAGCAAAGAAAGAAGAAAATACTTCTGCTACAGGTTTAAGCGAAGCTGATTTAGTGAAAATGGGCGTTACAGTTGTTAGAATGCCTTTGCTTAGTGATACTATGACTGAAGGCGTAATTGCTGAATGGCATAAAAAAGTTGGCGATAAAGTTAAAGAAGACGATATCCTTGCAGATGTAGAAACCGATAAGGCGACTATGGAAGTGATGGGTTATGCAGAAGGAACTTTATTACATATTGGTGTTGAAAAAGGTCAGGCTGCTAAAGTTAATGGCATTATTGCTATTGTTGGACCTGCCGGAACTGATATCAGTGGAATTCTTAGTCAAGGTGATGCACCTGCAAAACCTGTTGCTGATAAAACAGCTGATGCTCCTGTTGCAGAGAAAGCTGCTGCAAAAGAAGAAGCTCCGGTTTCATCTGGTAGCACAGACCGCGTAAAGGCATCTCCATTAGCAAAAAGAATTGCAAAAGATAAAGGAATTGATCTTGCACAGGTTGCAGGTAGTGCAGACGGTGGACGTATCATTAAAAAAGATATAGAAAACTTTAAGGCAGCTGCAACGTCAGTAAAAGCAGATTCTTCATCAGCTCCCGCTGCAGAGAAAGCTGCGCCTGTTATTCCTCAATATATTGGTGAAGAAAGGTTTACTGAGAAACCGGTATCGCAAATGCGTAAGGTGATCGCTAAACGTTTAGCAGAAAGCCTGTTTACTGCTCCACATTTCTACTTAAATATTAGTATTGATATGGACAGTGCAATAGCTGCACGGGCGGCTATTAATACAGTAGCTCCTGTTAAGGTTTCATTCAACGATATTATCATTAAAGCCGTTGCTGTTGCATTAAAACAACATCCTGCGGTTAACTCTTCATGGCGTGGAGATAAAATCCGTTTCAATGAGCATACAAACATCGGTGTAGCAATGGCCGTAGAAGATGGTTTATTGGTTCCTGTGGTTCGTTTTGCTGATGGTAAATCATTATCTCATATCTCTGCAGAGGTTAAAGAGTACGGACAGAAAGCAAAAGCTAAAAAATTACAGCCATCAGATTGGGAAGGATCTACCTTTACTGTTTCTAACCTGGGTATGTTTGGTATTGATGAATTTACATCAATCATTAACTCTCCTGATGGAGCAATCCTATCTGTAGGTGCGATACAACAAATTCCTGTTGTTAAAAACGGAGCAGTTGTACCGGGTAATGTTATGAAGCTGAGCCTTGGCTGTGATCACCGTGTGGTTGATGGCGCTACGGGTGCTGCTTTCTTACAAACACTTAAAGGATTATTGGAAGAACCAATCAAGTTATTGGTTTAA
- the pdhA gene encoding pyruvate dehydrogenase (acetyl-transferring) E1 component subunit alpha: MSAVEINKDTYLKWFESMLLMRKFEEKTGQLYGQQKIRGFCHLYIGQEAVVAGAISAMQQGDSMITTYRDHAHALALGVSADSIMAEMYGKATGCSKGKGGSMHMFSKEHHFYGGHGIVGGQIPLGAGIAFAEKYKGTNNVNICYMGDGAVRQGALNEAFNMAMLWKLPVVFVCENNFYAMGTSVERTTNMTDIYKIGLGFDMPCAPVDGMDPVAVHNAMDEAIQRARAGEGPTFLEMRTYRYRGHSMSDPAKYRTKDELEEYKAKDPIEAVREVVLKEKYANEAWIEEIEAKVKQIVDDAVKFAEESPFPEASELYTDVYVQQDYPYVKD; this comes from the coding sequence ATGAGTGCAGTAGAAATAAATAAAGATACCTATCTGAAGTGGTTTGAGTCGATGTTGCTGATGCGCAAGTTCGAAGAGAAAACCGGTCAACTTTATGGACAACAAAAAATACGTGGATTTTGTCATTTATATATCGGTCAGGAAGCGGTGGTAGCGGGAGCAATTTCTGCTATGCAGCAAGGAGACTCCATGATTACTACTTATCGTGATCATGCTCATGCACTCGCTTTAGGTGTAAGTGCAGATAGTATCATGGCAGAAATGTATGGTAAAGCTACTGGTTGTTCAAAAGGAAAAGGTGGTTCAATGCACATGTTTAGCAAAGAACATCATTTCTATGGTGGGCATGGTATTGTAGGTGGACAAATTCCATTGGGAGCAGGTATTGCATTTGCTGAAAAATATAAAGGCACAAACAATGTAAATATTTGCTATATGGGTGATGGTGCTGTCCGTCAGGGTGCTTTAAACGAAGCATTTAATATGGCAATGCTTTGGAAACTTCCTGTAGTGTTTGTTTGTGAGAACAATTTTTACGCGATGGGAACTTCAGTGGAGCGTACCACAAATATGACAGACATTTACAAAATAGGTTTAGGTTTTGATATGCCATGTGCTCCGGTTGATGGTATGGATCCTGTTGCAGTTCACAATGCAATGGATGAAGCCATTCAGCGTGCAAGAGCCGGTGAAGGTCCGACCTTCCTGGAGATGAGAACCTACAGATATCGTGGACACTCTATGTCTGACCCTGCTAAATATCGTACAAAAGACGAGTTAGAAGAATATAAAGCTAAAGATCCTATTGAGGCCGTAAGAGAGGTTGTTTTGAAAGAGAAATATGCAAATGAGGCTTGGATTGAAGAAATCGAAGCTAAAGTAAAGCAAATCGTTGATGACGCTGTGAAATTTGCAGAAGAATCTCCTTTCCCTGAAGCATCAGAATTGTATACAGATGTGTATGTGCAACAGGATTATCCTTACGTAAAAGATTAA
- a CDS encoding NlpC/P60 family protein: MIKKFLLSSLIGLCSLTAIKAQTKTKETNKLADPDNLASQYFSQVMGVAVDATSNVKLYKFIYEWIGTPYRFGGNTQKGIDCSAFTKAIYDKVFNTTILRNSRDIFSMVDPLPKDELKEGDLVFFKIKSRSITHIGIYLGDNRFAHASSSRGVVISNLNEPYYSRYFYKGGRILDGVKEDLIQE; this comes from the coding sequence ATGATAAAAAAGTTTTTGTTGTCCTCCCTAATTGGTTTGTGCAGTCTTACGGCTATCAAAGCACAAACGAAAACAAAAGAAACAAATAAATTAGCTGATCCAGACAATTTAGCTTCTCAATATTTTTCGCAAGTTATGGGTGTTGCAGTTGATGCAACTTCAAATGTAAAATTATACAAGTTCATTTACGAATGGATTGGTACCCCTTATAGATTTGGTGGAAATACACAAAAAGGAATCGATTGTTCGGCTTTTACCAAAGCAATCTATGACAAAGTTTTCAACACGACCATCTTGAGAAACTCACGTGATATTTTTAGCATGGTTGACCCATTACCTAAAGATGAACTGAAAGAAGGAGATCTGGTATTCTTCAAAATAAAAAGCCGCAGCATTACCCATATCGGAATTTACCTTGGAGACAACCGCTTTGCACATGCTTCTTCAAGCCGTGGCGTAGTCATCAGCAATTTAAACGAACCCTATTACTCAAGATATTTTTATAAAGGTGGCCGTATTTTAGACGGCGTTAAAGAAGACCTGATTCAGGAATAA
- a CDS encoding CapA family protein, protein MMKFSTLGFLSAAIVLIASSCESNSAASVPKHLPTDTIKVAKKDTISIVAVGDIMIGSAYPNKSNLPPDDAANSFKAVDRFLSGDIVFGNLEGCFLNSGKSTKCKDTIGNSCFAFRMPERYAGIIQKAGFNLLSTANNHVGDFGLKGRTRTAAILDSLNIYYAGLQSHPFSIFEKDSIKYAFCAFAPNENTVSINKVDSAIQLVKRLKAEADIVIVSFHGGAEGSKYERVPKTNEIFYDENRGDVYAFAHAVIDAGADVVLGHGPHVTRAVEVYKNKFIAYSLGNFCTYGMFNLKGPNGIAPLLQLKINSNGDFLYADIVSVKQDKVNRLTLDPGHQAFLKIKSLTDLDFPNHNLIFSQNDRIELKKVD, encoded by the coding sequence ATGATGAAATTTTCTACCCTAGGCTTTTTGTCCGCCGCAATTGTTCTTATTGCATCTAGTTGTGAAAGCAATAGCGCCGCCAGCGTGCCTAAACATCTGCCTACAGATACCATTAAGGTCGCAAAAAAAGATACTATATCTATCGTAGCTGTTGGCGACATCATGATTGGCTCTGCTTATCCGAATAAATCCAATCTACCACCTGATGATGCCGCAAATAGTTTTAAAGCAGTGGATCGTTTTTTAAGTGGGGACATCGTTTTTGGCAACCTCGAAGGCTGTTTTCTAAACAGTGGAAAATCAACCAAATGTAAAGACACCATTGGCAACAGCTGTTTTGCATTTAGAATGCCTGAACGCTATGCCGGAATTATTCAAAAAGCTGGTTTTAATTTGCTAAGCACGGCGAATAATCATGTCGGCGATTTTGGATTAAAGGGAAGAACAAGAACAGCGGCCATCTTAGACTCATTAAACATTTACTATGCCGGCTTACAATCACATCCCTTTAGCATTTTTGAAAAAGACAGTATTAAGTATGCCTTTTGTGCTTTTGCACCCAATGAAAATACGGTGTCGATCAATAAAGTTGACAGCGCCATACAGCTTGTTAAACGTTTAAAGGCTGAAGCCGATATTGTTATTGTTTCTTTTCATGGTGGTGCAGAGGGTTCGAAATATGAGCGTGTGCCTAAAACAAATGAAATATTTTACGATGAAAACAGAGGTGATGTATATGCTTTTGCACATGCCGTAATTGATGCAGGCGCCGATGTGGTTTTAGGCCACGGTCCACACGTTACAAGAGCCGTAGAGGTTTACAAGAATAAGTTTATTGCTTATAGTCTAGGCAATTTTTGTACCTATGGCATGTTTAACCTTAAAGGTCCAAATGGCATTGCTCCGCTGCTACAACTCAAAATCAATAGCAATGGAGATTTCCTATATGCAGATATTGTTTCGGTAAAGCAAGATAAGGTAAACCGTTTGACATTAGACCCAGGTCATCAGGCATTCCTAAAGATTAAATCATTAACAGACCTGGATTTCCCAAATCACAACCTTATTTTCTCCCAGAACGATCGTATTGAATTAAAAAAGGTGGACTAA
- a CDS encoding SPFH domain-containing protein, with translation MYTMYIVIFVLLVILGSSFVTVKQGTIAVITIFGKYRRLLSPGLSLKIPLIESIHSRISIQNRSVELSFQAVTQDQANVYFKAMLLYSVINRDEETIKNVAFKFVDSTNLMQALIRTIEGSIRAYVATQKQANVLAQRNEIVDHVKHQIDQVLESWGYHLQDLQLNDITFDEEIMRSMSRVVASNNLKAAAENEGQALLITKTKGAEADGNAIKIAAAAEREAAQLRGQGIALFRAEVAHGMTKAAQEMEQANLDVSVILFTMWTESIKQFAENSEGNVIFLDGSTEGMNRTMKEMMAMQTQKMNESKK, from the coding sequence ATGTATACGATGTATATTGTTATTTTCGTTCTCCTGGTAATTCTGGGAAGCTCTTTTGTTACGGTAAAACAGGGCACAATTGCTGTAATTACAATTTTTGGAAAGTACAGACGACTTTTAAGTCCTGGTCTAAGTTTAAAAATACCATTAATAGAAAGCATTCACTCGCGCATTTCGATACAGAACAGATCTGTAGAATTGTCTTTTCAGGCAGTTACCCAGGATCAGGCAAATGTATACTTCAAGGCTATGCTCCTTTATTCTGTAATTAATCGTGATGAAGAAACCATTAAAAATGTAGCCTTTAAGTTTGTGGATTCAACTAACTTAATGCAGGCTTTAATTCGTACCATCGAAGGCTCAATAAGGGCTTATGTAGCTACCCAAAAACAGGCAAATGTACTTGCACAGCGCAATGAAATTGTAGACCATGTTAAACATCAGATTGACCAGGTATTGGAAAGCTGGGGTTATCATTTGCAGGATTTGCAGCTGAATGACATTACATTTGATGAGGAGATTATGCGCTCGATGAGTCGTGTTGTAGCCTCAAACAACTTAAAAGCTGCAGCTGAAAATGAAGGTCAGGCTTTATTAATTACTAAAACTAAAGGTGCTGAAGCTGATGGTAATGCCATTAAAATTGCTGCTGCTGCCGAGCGGGAAGCTGCACAACTTCGTGGACAGGGTATTGCCTTATTTAGAGCTGAGGTTGCTCATGGTATGACTAAAGCTGCACAGGAGATGGAACAAGCTAACCTGGATGTTTCGGTAATCCTTTTCACCATGTGGACAGAATCTATCAAACAGTTTGCAGAGAATAGCGAAGGCAATGTAATCTTTCTTGATGGCTCAACAGAAGGGATGAACCGCACCATGAAAGAAATGATGGCTATGCAGACTCAAAAAATGAATGAAAGTAAAAAATAA
- a CDS encoding carboxy terminal-processing peptidase has translation MDFKIVKEMLKKILLVTFTAAVLACHASPHPQQMVQGVTNIVPDERQSLVCKEIVALIENYNYKKIKVNDSISSLILDKYIKELDPYKYYFQQSDIKEFEKFRYSLDDDFRYGDLTAPFYIFNVYLKRYNEFINFALNEIKVKQNYNSNETYVFDREKMPWAKSKAELDDIWRKRVKYELVNLKIAGTPEAKNEETLTKRYQALKSQASKLNNQDVFQTIMDAFTGTIDPHTNYFNPTNAQQFNEDMARSFEGIGARLQLDNEILKITEVVPGGPAFKSKLLSAGDRIVGVAQGDGEFEDIIGWRIENSVAKIKGPKGTKVRLKIIPVGKDMSSKPVIIELVREKIVMEDQSAKKKVQTVQENGQTYKIGIITVPAFYADFKAANAGDPNYKSTTRDVKLLIDTLKNRDKVDAIVMDLRANGGGSLVEAIDLTGLFIDKGPVVQVKDLKNEVEVSEDTNPGVAWSGPLGVMVDRLSASASEIFAGAIQDYGRGIIMGTQTYGKGTVQSSIDMNKLVNPSILQKLAALLNKDGATKLKTDKDGVNLGQINLTMAKFYRVTGSSTQHKGVMPDVQFPSLYPMDKIGEDTEPSALPWDEVKRSDFTPVADLNPIKPELVALHKQRMDKSLDYKIMVQDIAESKKRDDEVSVPLNENKLKAERDSTEAKNLAKINALRASRGLPPVKKGDKIKKEDSYDFIQDESLKIMADFIQLTNPKGKEVVKNTSGVN, from the coding sequence ATGGATTTTAAAATAGTTAAAGAGATGTTAAAAAAGATATTACTGGTAACCTTTACTGCCGCTGTTCTTGCATGTCACGCGTCGCCACACCCTCAACAAATGGTTCAGGGGGTAACGAATATTGTGCCCGATGAAAGACAATCTTTGGTATGTAAGGAAATAGTTGCACTGATTGAAAATTATAATTACAAGAAGATAAAGGTTAACGACTCTATCTCTTCACTGATATTGGATAAGTACATCAAGGAACTGGATCCATATAAATATTACTTCCAGCAATCAGACATTAAGGAGTTTGAGAAATTCAGATATTCACTAGATGATGATTTCCGATATGGAGATTTAACTGCCCCATTTTATATATTTAATGTCTATTTAAAGCGATATAATGAATTTATCAATTTTGCCCTTAATGAAATTAAAGTAAAGCAGAATTATAATTCGAATGAGACTTATGTCTTTGATCGCGAAAAAATGCCCTGGGCTAAATCAAAAGCTGAACTGGATGATATCTGGAGAAAGAGGGTTAAATATGAGCTGGTTAATTTGAAGATTGCCGGCACTCCTGAGGCTAAGAATGAAGAAACGCTCACAAAACGTTATCAGGCATTGAAGTCGCAAGCTTCAAAATTAAATAACCAGGATGTATTTCAAACCATCATGGATGCATTTACCGGAACTATTGATCCACATACAAACTATTTTAATCCAACTAATGCGCAACAATTTAATGAGGACATGGCAAGGTCTTTTGAAGGTATAGGTGCAAGATTACAGCTGGATAATGAAATATTGAAAATTACTGAAGTAGTTCCAGGCGGTCCTGCTTTTAAAAGCAAGCTGTTGAGCGCCGGAGATAGAATTGTTGGCGTAGCGCAGGGTGATGGTGAATTTGAAGATATTATTGGTTGGAGAATAGAGAATTCAGTTGCCAAAATAAAAGGACCTAAAGGCACAAAAGTTCGCCTTAAGATCATTCCGGTGGGTAAAGACATGTCTTCTAAACCGGTTATTATAGAGTTGGTAAGAGAGAAAATTGTAATGGAAGACCAGTCTGCTAAGAAGAAAGTGCAGACTGTTCAGGAGAATGGCCAGACCTATAAAATAGGTATCATTACTGTCCCTGCTTTTTATGCTGATTTTAAAGCGGCAAATGCTGGCGATCCCAATTACAAAAGTACAACACGTGATGTAAAGCTATTGATTGATACCTTGAAAAACCGTGATAAAGTGGATGCAATTGTAATGGATTTAAGGGCAAATGGTGGTGGTTCTTTAGTTGAGGCTATTGATCTTACCGGCTTGTTTATCGATAAAGGTCCAGTAGTACAGGTAAAGGATCTTAAAAACGAAGTAGAGGTGAGTGAGGATACGAATCCGGGCGTAGCATGGAGTGGTCCACTGGGTGTTATGGTCGACAGATTGAGTGCTTCGGCATCAGAGATCTTTGCCGGGGCAATTCAGGATTATGGAAGAGGAATTATCATGGGAACACAAACTTATGGTAAGGGAACCGTTCAGTCTTCAATTGATATGAATAAATTGGTTAATCCATCTATTCTTCAAAAGCTTGCAGCCTTGCTCAATAAAGATGGAGCTACAAAATTAAAAACAGATAAAGATGGTGTTAACCTGGGCCAGATTAATCTTACAATGGCTAAGTTTTATCGTGTAACGGGGAGCAGTACTCAGCATAAAGGTGTAATGCCAGATGTTCAGTTTCCATCATTATATCCAATGGATAAAATTGGAGAGGATACAGAACCTTCAGCTTTACCTTGGGATGAAGTTAAGAGGTCTGATTTTACTCCCGTGGCTGATCTGAACCCGATTAAACCGGAGCTGGTTGCTTTGCATAAACAACGTATGGACAAATCACTTGATTATAAAATCATGGTTCAGGACATCGCTGAGTCTAAAAAACGTGATGACGAGGTTTCAGTACCTTTGAATGAAAATAAATTGAAGGCGGAAAGGGATAGTACTGAAGCTAAGAACCTGGCTAAAATCAATGCTTTAAGAGCATCCAGAGGCTTGCCTCCTGTAAAAAAAGGAGACAAGATAAAGAAAGAGGATAGCTATGATTTTATTCAAGATGAGAGCTTGAAGATTATGGCTGATTTCATACAGCTGACCAATCCTAAAGGAAAAGAAGTTGTTAAGAATACATCCGGGGTTAATTAA
- a CDS encoding DUF1543 domain-containing protein, which translates to MEDTGTLKLFMILLGCKPVGRHTEQHDVFFGIGSSISDLKTDIMDFWPEANGKIHIDAWREVTAVGGYILKVAAKSELVEANLNKLFFINLGGYKQGEFDELHYKMLLVADTMADASKLAKETTFYKHTGFEGAVSHIDDKYGVDVDDVFEIADVLPDRVKSRFHIQIERASALFEDELHLGYLPLSKV; encoded by the coding sequence ATGGAAGATACCGGGACGCTTAAATTATTTATGATTTTGCTTGGTTGCAAACCCGTGGGTAGGCATACAGAGCAGCATGATGTATTTTTTGGTATTGGAAGTTCAATAAGCGACTTGAAGACTGATATTATGGATTTCTGGCCTGAAGCAAATGGTAAAATTCATATTGATGCCTGGCGCGAAGTGACTGCGGTGGGCGGATATATCTTGAAAGTAGCGGCTAAATCAGAGTTGGTAGAAGCCAACTTAAATAAACTTTTCTTTATCAATCTGGGTGGATACAAACAAGGGGAATTTGATGAACTTCATTATAAAATGCTCCTTGTTGCAGATACGATGGCAGATGCCAGCAAGTTGGCAAAAGAAACTACCTTTTATAAACATACAGGATTTGAGGGAGCCGTTTCTCATATCGATGATAAGTATGGAGTAGATGTTGACGATGTATTTGAAATAGCTGATGTATTACCGGACCGTGTAAAAAGCAGGTTCCATATACAAATAGAGCGTGCATCGGCCCTTTTTGAAGATGAATTACATCTGGGCTATCTACCTCTAAGTAAAGTCTGA
- a CDS encoding low molecular weight phosphotyrosine protein phosphatase produces the protein MKILMVCLGNICRSPLAEGIMRHLADEQHLGWEISSAGTGDWHVNQPADKRSIAVANNYGYDISRQRARHFNQDMFDEFDHILVMDQNNLKDVLKLASTAAHRNKVRLFLPDELEVTDPYFDDKLFEPVFLEIEKRCKQLIEDFK, from the coding sequence ATGAAAATACTAATGGTTTGCCTGGGTAATATTTGCCGTTCTCCACTTGCGGAGGGCATTATGCGCCATTTGGCCGATGAACAGCACTTAGGCTGGGAAATTTCTTCTGCGGGAACAGGCGATTGGCACGTAAACCAGCCTGCCGACAAAAGAAGCATAGCCGTAGCCAACAATTATGGCTATGATATTTCCAGGCAAAGAGCCCGACATTTTAACCAGGATATGTTTGATGAATTCGATCATATCCTGGTTATGGACCAAAATAATTTGAAAGATGTATTAAAACTTGCTTCAACGGCAGCTCATCGGAATAAAGTGCGGTTGTTCTTGCCGGATGAGCTTGAAGTGACTGATCCTTATTTTGATGATAAGCTCTTTGAACCGGTATTTCTGGAGATAGAAAAGCGGTGCAAACAACTAATTGAAGATTTTAAATAA
- a CDS encoding S1/P1 nuclease, whose amino-acid sequence MIKNLIISGYKVILVLAVALYLPLTAGAWGMLGHRIVGQVAESHLTSKARKGVKDILGNESLAMASNWGDFIKSDPAYDYLYNWHFVNLPEGLDKLGVFNFLDTEKGPNVYNKVLDMTNILKNKQSTADEKLLAMRMLIHLVGDLNQPMHTARKEDMGGNKVFVTWFGEKSNLHRVWDEALIGYQQLSYTEYANAIDFPSPTQLSTWKTYSLKDYVYGSYQACNRIYSNIKPEEKLSYKYNFEFVGLLNEQLLKGGICLANILNDIYS is encoded by the coding sequence ATGATAAAGAATTTAATAATTAGCGGGTACAAAGTAATATTAGTTTTAGCTGTTGCATTGTACTTGCCGCTAACTGCAGGAGCATGGGGAATGCTTGGGCATAGAATAGTTGGACAGGTTGCGGAAAGCCACCTGACCAGTAAGGCAAGAAAAGGAGTAAAAGATATCCTGGGTAATGAAAGTCTTGCTATGGCAAGTAACTGGGGCGATTTTATAAAATCCGATCCTGCATACGATTATTTATACAACTGGCATTTTGTAAACCTACCGGAAGGACTGGATAAGCTGGGAGTATTTAATTTTTTAGATACTGAAAAAGGGCCGAATGTATACAATAAGGTGCTTGATATGACCAACATTTTAAAAAATAAGCAAAGCACTGCAGACGAAAAATTGTTGGCAATGCGCATGCTTATCCATTTGGTTGGCGATTTAAATCAGCCAATGCACACAGCCAGAAAAGAAGATATGGGCGGAAATAAGGTTTTTGTGACCTGGTTTGGTGAAAAATCTAACCTGCACCGTGTTTGGGATGAGGCACTTATTGGATATCAGCAATTGAGTTATACGGAGTATGCTAACGCTATTGATTTTCCGTCACCTACTCAATTAAGCACCTGGAAAACCTATTCATTAAAGGATTATGTTTATGGATCTTACCAGGCCTGCAACAGGATTTATTCCAACATCAAGCCTGAAGAAAAATTAAGCTATAAGTACAATTTCGAATTTGTAGGCTTGCTGAATGAGCAGCTTTTAAAAGGTGGAATTTGTTTGGCTAATATTCTTAATGACATTTATAGTTAA
- a CDS encoding fumarate hydratase, whose amino-acid sequence MGMLRSVFYLLLILCVSASCRRLPDVQGKGEAFLQGVWNQDSIANVDQLLNYTQHKFRFTCDSFYVDLTTHSKVNYYSDSCFNGGVWKEYAKGVYEVRGDSLFLAGTYTKANYKQKVSGCYQIGRYVKTFHIKSSEPNSLHLESIDNQRACNLVLKERIICKPKEL is encoded by the coding sequence ATGGGAATGTTGAGATCGGTATTTTATCTCTTGCTTATTTTGTGTGTATCTGCTTCGTGCAGAAGGTTGCCTGATGTGCAGGGAAAAGGAGAAGCCTTTTTGCAAGGTGTATGGAATCAGGACAGCATAGCAAATGTTGATCAACTGCTGAACTATACACAGCATAAGTTTAGGTTTACCTGCGACTCATTTTATGTTGATCTGACCACACACTCTAAAGTGAACTACTATTCCGACTCTTGTTTTAATGGAGGTGTCTGGAAAGAGTACGCCAAGGGAGTATATGAAGTAAGAGGAGATAGCTTGTTTTTAGCAGGAACCTACACTAAGGCAAATTATAAGCAAAAGGTGTCGGGCTGTTACCAGATCGGGAGGTATGTAAAAACATTTCACATTAAATCTTCTGAACCTAATAGCTTGCATCTGGAAAGCATAGATAACCAAAGGGCTTGTAATCTGGTTTTAAAAGAACGGATTATTTGTAAGCCTAAAGAATTGTAA